The Streptomyces cyaneogriseus subsp. noncyanogenus region AGGCAGGGGATGACTCGGACCGCCAGGGTCATGAATCCACGGCTCCTCAGCACACGAAGGTCTCTAGCCTCTGAAGGCTTCCAGTTCCACCGACACCAGCACGCGCGGGTCGATGAACCCCGTCACGACCAGCAGGGTCGTGGCGGGGCGTACGGCGTCGAACAGCTCCTTGTGGGCCCGGCCCACCTCGTCGACGTCCCGGGAGTGCGCGAGATGCACGCGGGTACGGACGACGGACTCGACGCCCAGGCCGAACTCGGCGATCGCCTCCAGCGCGGTGGTGAAGGCCACCTTGGCCTGCTCGTACGGGTCGCCCTCCCCGTACAGCACGCTGCCCTTGAAGGACGTCGTGCCCGCCACCAGGACGCGGTCGCCCGCCGCGACGGCGCGTGCGAAACCGAAGGACTCTTCCCAGGGACTTCCGCTCTGCACACGCCGCACGGCTTCGGACGTCATGACGACACAGCCTCCAGGGCCTCTTCCAGGGTGAACGCCTTCGCGTACAGCGCCTTCCCGACGATGGCGCCCTCGACACCCAGCGGGACGAGGCCGGCGATGGCGCGCAGGTCGTCCAGGGAGGAGACGCCGCCGGAGGCGACGACCGGGCGGTCCGTCGCCGCGCACACGTTCTTCAGCAGCTCCAGGTTGGGGCCCTGGAGGGTGCCGTCCTTGGCGATGTCCGTGACGACGTACCGGGCGCAGCCCTCCTTGTCGAGCCGCTCCAGCGTCTCGTAGAGGTCGCCGCCGTCGCGGGTCCAGCCCCGGCCGCGCAGGGTGGTGCCGCGGACGTCGAGACCGACGGCGATCTTGTCGCCGTACTCGGCGATGACCCGGGCGACCCACTCGGGGGACTCCAGGGCGGCCGTGCCGAGGTTCACGCGGGTGCAGCCGGTGGCCAGGGCGGCGGCGAGCGTGTCGTCGTCGCGGATGCCGCCGGACAGCTCCACCTTGATGTCCATCGCCCCCGCGACCTCGGCGATCAGCTCGCGGTTGTTCCCGGTGCCGAAGGCGGCGTCCAGGTCGACCAGGTGGAGCCACTCGGCGCCGGACCGCTGCCAGGCCAGGGCGGCGTCCAGGGGGGAGCCGTAGGAGGTCTCGGTGCCGGACTCGCCGTGCACGAGGCGGACGGCCTGGCCGTCGCGGACGTCGACGGCGGGAAGGAGTTCGAGCTTGGCCATGTCTCTACAGGGTTCCGATCCAGTTGGTGAGGAGCTGGGCACCGGCGTCGCCGGACTTCTCGGGGTGGAACTGCGTCGCCCACAGGGCGCCGTTCTCGACGGCGGCCACGAACGGCCTGCCGTGCGTGGACCAGGTGACCCTGGGCGCGGCGAGGGCCGGGTTGTGGCTCTCCAGGGTCCAGTCGTGGACCGCGTAGGAGTGCACGAAGTAGAAGCGCGCGTCGGCGTCGAGACCGGCGAACAGCTCCGAGCCGGCCGGCGCGTCGACGGTGTTCCAGCCCATGTGGGGCACGACGTCGGCCTGGAGCGGCTCGACCGTGCCGGGCCACTCCTCCAGGCCCTCGGCCTCCACGCCGTGCTCGATGCCGCGGGCGAAGAGGATCTGCATGCCGACGCAGATGCCCATCACCGGGCGCCCGCCGGAGAGCCGGCGGTCGATGATCCAGTCGCCGCGC contains the following coding sequences:
- a CDS encoding RidA family protein, yielding MTSEAVRRVQSGSPWEESFGFARAVAAGDRVLVAGTTSFKGSVLYGEGDPYEQAKVAFTTALEAIAEFGLGVESVVRTRVHLAHSRDVDEVGRAHKELFDAVRPATTLLVVTGFIDPRVLVSVELEAFRG
- the priA gene encoding bifunctional 1-(5-phosphoribosyl)-5-((5-phosphoribosylamino)methylideneamino)imidazole-4-carboxamide isomerase/phosphoribosylanthranilate isomerase PriA — encoded protein: MAKLELLPAVDVRDGQAVRLVHGESGTETSYGSPLDAALAWQRSGAEWLHLVDLDAAFGTGNNRELIAEVAGAMDIKVELSGGIRDDDTLAAALATGCTRVNLGTAALESPEWVARVIAEYGDKIAVGLDVRGTTLRGRGWTRDGGDLYETLERLDKEGCARYVVTDIAKDGTLQGPNLELLKNVCAATDRPVVASGGVSSLDDLRAIAGLVPLGVEGAIVGKALYAKAFTLEEALEAVSS
- the hisH gene encoding imidazole glycerol phosphate synthase subunit HisH; amino-acid sequence: MSTGPARTAAKKVVVFDYGFGNVRSAERALARAGADVEITRDFDKAMNADGLLVPGVGAFAACMQGLKEARGDWIIDRRLSGGRPVMGICVGMQILFARGIEHGVEAEGLEEWPGTVEPLQADVVPHMGWNTVDAPAGSELFAGLDADARFYFVHSYAVHDWTLESHNPALAAPRVTWSTHGRPFVAAVENGALWATQFHPEKSGDAGAQLLTNWIGTL